The following proteins are co-located in the Chaetodon auriga isolate fChaAug3 chromosome 23, fChaAug3.hap1, whole genome shotgun sequence genome:
- the stradb gene encoding STE20-related kinase adapter protein beta isoform X2, whose amino-acid sequence MSFLDCSCISHAQVQPLDIEERYEDTSHQFLSCDGSEYTLQGPAGGDDITGLSAEPAHYQLLSELGRGFNNLSQVNMARHIPTGQLVAVKQTNLDECTEEELLQLMNEVLLSRLFRHPNLLTSRLVFSSCCQLWVLTPLMAYGSADTLLRTYFPDGMSESLIAYLLYGVLKALEYLHRMGYVHRGVKASHILLSGEGRVYLSGLHSVYSMMREGKRMRAVFDMPHHSPALLPWLSPELLRQDLHGYGVKSDIYSLGIVACELVSGRVPFQDMPPTQMLLQKLRGSHCCLLDVAPFPLGELGGLKVSRSGVDSGIGESVATGSLTHSATAPPAERPQSPGPKNHSVTLHNLVQLCLQQQPERRPSASTLLTHAFFKQVKRHTRDSFLSLMYPAVPLTSPEDPPVSCPPAPSCHAPTSTSSDAVWDFS is encoded by the exons ATGTCTTTCTTG GACTGTTCCTGCATCTCCCACGCTCAGGTCCAGCCCTTGGACATAGAGGAGCGCTATGAGGACACCAGCCACCAGTTCCTG AGCTGTGACGGTTCTGAATACACTCTGCAAGGGCCAGCAGGTGGCGATGACATCACAGGGCTGTCCGCTGAGCCTGCCCACTACCAGCTACTGTCAGAGCTGG GAAGGGGCTTCAACAACCTGAGCCAGGTCAACATGGCACGCCACATCCCTACTGGCCAGCTGGTGGCCGTCAAACAAACCAACCTGGACGAGTGCAccgaggaggagctgctgcagctcatg AACGAGGTTCTGCTGTCCAGGCTGTTCCGTCACCCCAACCTGCTGACCTCTCGCCTGGTTTTCAGCTCCTGCTGCCAGCTATGGGTCCTCACACCGCTCATGGCCTATG GCTCTGCAGACACCTTACTTAGAACATATTTCCCAGATGGAATGAGTGAATCCCTCATCGCGTACTTGCTGTACGGTGTGCTGAAAGCATTGGAGTACCTGCACCGGATGGGCTACGTTCACCG GGGGGTGAAGGCCAGTCACATCTTGCTGTCAGGGGAGGGCCGTGTCTACCTCTCAGGGCTCCACAGTGTTTACAGTATGATGCGTGAGGGGAAGAGGATGAGGGCGGTGTTCGACATGCCCCACCACAGCCCCGCCCTGTTgccctggctcagccctgagctACTGCGACAG GACCTGCACGGTTACGGAGTGAAGTCAGACATCTACAGTTTAGGAATCGTGGCCTGTGAGCTGGTGAGCGGCAGGGTGCCTTTCCAGGACATGCCCCCCACTCAG ATGCTGCTTCAGAAGCTGCGTGGCTcccactgctgcctgctggatgTGGCTCCCTTCCCGCTGGGCGAGCTGGGAGGCCTGAAGGTGTCGCGGTCCGGGGTGGACTCGGGCATCGGGGAGAGCGTGGCCACCGGGAGCCTGACGCACAGCGCCACCGCTCCTCCTGCCGAGCGACCTCAGAGCCCCGGACCCAAAAACCACTCGGTCACGCTGCACAACCTGGTTCAGCTGTGcctacagcagcagcctgagcgCAG ACCGTCAGCGTCTACACTGTTGACCCACGCTTTCTTCAAGCAG GTGAAGAGGCACACCAGAGATTCCTTCCTCAGCCTCATGTACCCAGCGGTGCCCCTCACCAGCCCTGAGGACCCTCCGGTGTCCTGCCCCCCGGCCCCGTCCTGCCATGCTCCGACGTCAACCTCCAGCGACGCCGTGTGGGACTTCTCCTAA
- the stradb gene encoding STE20-related kinase adapter protein beta isoform X1: MFPPHSSSSCRACLTCAPPPLHQDCSCISHAQVQPLDIEERYEDTSHQFLSCDGSEYTLQGPAGGDDITGLSAEPAHYQLLSELGRGFNNLSQVNMARHIPTGQLVAVKQTNLDECTEEELLQLMNEVLLSRLFRHPNLLTSRLVFSSCCQLWVLTPLMAYGSADTLLRTYFPDGMSESLIAYLLYGVLKALEYLHRMGYVHRGVKASHILLSGEGRVYLSGLHSVYSMMREGKRMRAVFDMPHHSPALLPWLSPELLRQDLHGYGVKSDIYSLGIVACELVSGRVPFQDMPPTQMLLQKLRGSHCCLLDVAPFPLGELGGLKVSRSGVDSGIGESVATGSLTHSATAPPAERPQSPGPKNHSVTLHNLVQLCLQQQPERRPSASTLLTHAFFKQVKRHTRDSFLSLMYPAVPLTSPEDPPVSCPPAPSCHAPTSTSSDAVWDFS, from the exons ATGTTTCCTCCCCACTCCTCCTCGTCCTGTCGGGCATGTCTCACCTGTGCTCCTCCCCCCCTTCACCAGGACTGTTCCTGCATCTCCCACGCTCAGGTCCAGCCCTTGGACATAGAGGAGCGCTATGAGGACACCAGCCACCAGTTCCTG AGCTGTGACGGTTCTGAATACACTCTGCAAGGGCCAGCAGGTGGCGATGACATCACAGGGCTGTCCGCTGAGCCTGCCCACTACCAGCTACTGTCAGAGCTGG GAAGGGGCTTCAACAACCTGAGCCAGGTCAACATGGCACGCCACATCCCTACTGGCCAGCTGGTGGCCGTCAAACAAACCAACCTGGACGAGTGCAccgaggaggagctgctgcagctcatg AACGAGGTTCTGCTGTCCAGGCTGTTCCGTCACCCCAACCTGCTGACCTCTCGCCTGGTTTTCAGCTCCTGCTGCCAGCTATGGGTCCTCACACCGCTCATGGCCTATG GCTCTGCAGACACCTTACTTAGAACATATTTCCCAGATGGAATGAGTGAATCCCTCATCGCGTACTTGCTGTACGGTGTGCTGAAAGCATTGGAGTACCTGCACCGGATGGGCTACGTTCACCG GGGGGTGAAGGCCAGTCACATCTTGCTGTCAGGGGAGGGCCGTGTCTACCTCTCAGGGCTCCACAGTGTTTACAGTATGATGCGTGAGGGGAAGAGGATGAGGGCGGTGTTCGACATGCCCCACCACAGCCCCGCCCTGTTgccctggctcagccctgagctACTGCGACAG GACCTGCACGGTTACGGAGTGAAGTCAGACATCTACAGTTTAGGAATCGTGGCCTGTGAGCTGGTGAGCGGCAGGGTGCCTTTCCAGGACATGCCCCCCACTCAG ATGCTGCTTCAGAAGCTGCGTGGCTcccactgctgcctgctggatgTGGCTCCCTTCCCGCTGGGCGAGCTGGGAGGCCTGAAGGTGTCGCGGTCCGGGGTGGACTCGGGCATCGGGGAGAGCGTGGCCACCGGGAGCCTGACGCACAGCGCCACCGCTCCTCCTGCCGAGCGACCTCAGAGCCCCGGACCCAAAAACCACTCGGTCACGCTGCACAACCTGGTTCAGCTGTGcctacagcagcagcctgagcgCAG ACCGTCAGCGTCTACACTGTTGACCCACGCTTTCTTCAAGCAG GTGAAGAGGCACACCAGAGATTCCTTCCTCAGCCTCATGTACCCAGCGGTGCCCCTCACCAGCCCTGAGGACCCTCCGGTGTCCTGCCCCCCGGCCCCGTCCTGCCATGCTCCGACGTCAACCTCCAGCGACGCCGTGTGGGACTTCTCCTAA